Proteins from one Drosophila gunungcola strain Sukarami chromosome 3R, Dgunungcola_SK_2, whole genome shotgun sequence genomic window:
- the LOC128265388 gene encoding sulfhydryl oxidase 2-like, which translates to MIRLFGLSFFLIVIARGGLSIRFRDGESLYSPDVDNVYMMNGRTFYNSLKEPALGKLVQFMNIFCGDCRRFVPVYKKLGVDLQKWNRVLRIYAVDCAQEVNVKVCRDFEIVRTPSIRFYPSNFVSTGSSLGTNINTSDPEKIVEQLIDHLAKNDYTGTKDRKPIFQHIQKNENAKSIFDRFDKELPYILLVLQPQNSKIGIKTVLDLLPYPDVAVRILDDTQLFSQFGLEPAAQKIALLDRSGKVHPLTPGGENSSAYVESVVQFLEPKGHTSVPKLPTTEAPKELLPNGIDGFILDQVLNTPPKLYQADLEQALDQILHIEIPKTKLINGYKFTALRHLIRVFNRFSPLNKEGKRLLKSLVKHLTSISEITGEQFADKLKEIEKGLGKIFKGKRYVGCLGSKTFTRGIPCSFWTLFHYLTVMSALKPKIYKPKCVLLALFGFAKFFFGCSECAMHFQAMAKRRKIGQVKSHDEEILWLWAAHNEVNKRLAGDPTEDPKFPKKQFPQCKHCRACRCCKKWKRPEVLKYLKGLYNYKNVSFFGLPHLRYL; encoded by the coding sequence TGAACGGAAGGACTTTTTACAATTCTCTCAAAGAGCCAGCCCTTGGAAAGTTGGTGCAGTTTATGAACATTTTCTGCGGAGACTGTCGCAGGTTCGTACCCGTCTACAAGAAGTTGGGTGTCGATCTGCAAAAGTGGAATCGTGTTCTCCGTATCTATGCCGTAGACTGTGCCCAGGAGGTCAACGTGAAAGTATGTCGGGATTTTGAAATTGTTAGGACGCCCTCTATTCGTTTTTATCCCTCAAATTTTGTGAGCACGGGTAGTTCGCTCGGCACGAATATTAACACATCGGATCCTGAAAAAATAGTGGAACAACTTATTGAccatttggccaaaaatgaCTACACTGGAACCAAGGATCGGAAACCCATCTTTCAACATATTCAGAAAAATGAGAATGCGAAGAGTATCTTCGATCGATTTGACAAAGAACTGCCATACATTTTGCTGGTTTTGCAGCCTCAGAACTCGAAGATTGGAATAAAAACGGTTTTGGACCTCCTTCCTTATCCCGATGTGGCTGTGCGGATCCTGGATGACACTCAGCTCTTCTCCCAATTTGGCCTTGAGCCAGCTGCCCAAAAAATAGCCCTTTTAGATAGGTCTGGAAAGGTGCATCCATTAACGCCAGGCGGAGAAAATAGTTCTGCTTATGTGGAAAGCGTTGTTCAATTTCTTGAGCCAAAAGGACATACAAGTGTTCCCAAATTGCCAACAACTGAAGCTCCCAAGGAGCTATTGCCCAATGGGATTGATGGTTTTATTCTGGACCAAGTTCTGAACACACCACCGAAGCTCTATCAAGCTGATTTGGAGCAGGCACTCGACCAAATCTTGCATATAGAGATAcctaaaacgaaattaattaatggaTACAAGTTTACGGCCCTACGCCATTTGATAAGAGTGTTCAACCGCTTTAGTCCCTTAAACAAAGAGGGAAAGCGTCTGCTGAAAAGTCTAGTGAAACATTTGACTTCAATAAGTGAAATCACTGGAGAACAGTTTGCGGATAAACTGAAAGAAATCGAAAAGGGGCTGGGAAAGATCTTTAAGGGGAAGCGCTACGTTGGCTGTCTTGGGTCCAAAACCTTTACGCGGGGAATCCCCTGTTCCTTTTGGACACTGTTCCATTACTTGACTGTGATGTCGGCCCTCaaaccaaaaatttataagccAAAGTGCGTGTTACTGGCCCTTTTCGGATTTGCCAAGTTCTTTTTCGGCTGCTCGGAGTGTGCCATGCACTTCCAGGCGATGGCCAAGCGGCGGAAAATAGGACAAGTGAAGTCCCACGACGAGGAGATCCTTTGGCTGTGGGCGGCCCATAACGAGGTAAATAAAAGGTTGGCTGGCGACCCCACGGAGGACCCCAAGTTCCCCAAGAAGCAGTTTCCGCAGTGCAAACATTGCCGTGCCTGTCGTTGCTGTAAGAAGTGGAAAAGACCTGAGGTATTGAAATACCTTAAAGGCCTgtacaattataaaaatgtgagCTTTTTTGGACTGCCTCACCTTCGATATTTATAA